The following proteins come from a genomic window of Pristiophorus japonicus isolate sPriJap1 unplaced genomic scaffold, sPriJap1.hap1 HAP1_SCAFFOLD_91, whole genome shotgun sequence:
- the LOC139257758 gene encoding probable G-protein coupled receptor 139, whose product MSFGYLIKLKILWALNDVQKIYHPILAAVGVPLNVVTIAILSRGKCGLSKCVTHYLVGMATADLLVVIIDLILRQIPIVYRDQFLFLLNVRICNIHAILLYAATDCSVWFTVTFTFDRFVAICCQKLKLKYCTEQTATVVLGTVTVLSCLRNIFWYFLYTSQYWLSNSPWFCRVLSSVSRSLVWTIVELMHYILTPFIPFILILLFNALTVIHILVSSRARSRLRGQSSGESPSDPEMENRRKSMIVLFVISGNFILLWVVFMVCSILRRLDYLGYSVSLPTFVPEIGFMLQLLSCCTNTFIYAVTQRKFREELRNGVKYPLTMVVKLI is encoded by the exons ATGTCTTTTGGTTACCTGATCAAACTCAAGATTCTCTGGGCGCTTAATGATGTACAAAAAATTTACCACCCCATCTTGGCTGCTGTCGGTGTCCCAC TTAACGTGGTGACGATTgcgatcctgtctcggggaaagtgcggtctctccaaatgtgtcactcactaCCTGGTGGGCATGGcaacggcggatctactggtcgtgatcatcgatctgatactgaggcagattccTATTGTTTATCGGGATCAATTTCTTTTTCTCTTGAACGTTAGAATATGTAATATTCATGCTATCCTGCTTTAtgcagccacagattgttctgtctggttcacggtcactttcaccttcgatcgatttgtggccatttgctgCCAGAAGCTGAAATTGAAATATTGCACGGAGCAAACAGCGACTGTGGTTCTAGGAACAGTGACAGTGCTGAGCTGTCTGaggaacattttctggtattttctgTATACAAGTCAATATTGGCTGTCCAACAGTCCATGGTTTTGCCGCGTGTTATCAAGTGTATCTCGTTCACTAGTCTGGACTATCGTTGAATTAATGCATTACATTTTAACACCTTTTATTCCATTTATTTTGATTCTACTGTTCAATGCTTTAACAGTCATACACATTTTAgtgtccagcagagcccgcagtagactccggggtcagagcagtggcgagagccccagtgacccagagatggagaaccgaaggaaatcgatgATTGTACTGTTTGTTATATCGGGGAATTTCATACTGTTATGGGTGGTGTTCATGGTCTGTTCTATATTGAGACGATTGGATTACTTGGGATACTCTGTTTCTCTGCCCACATTTGTACCGGAAATTGGcttcatgctccagctcctgagttgctgcacgaacacttttatttatgcagtgacccagaggaaattcagagaggagttgaggaaTGGAGTGAAGTATCCCCTTACAATGGTGGTAAAGTTAATTTGA